In a single window of the Streptacidiphilus sp. P02-A3a genome:
- a CDS encoding cytochrome P450 encodes MTGSVPAHFDGDLLADPHGGYARLRQAGPVHRTTTPDGAPVWLVTRYPDVRAALADPRLSLDKRSARSGGEHGASMPPELDAHLLNLDPPDHTRLRRLVAKAFTPRGIDRLRPLVQARTDALLDRLTGPADLMSALATPLTMAVICDLLGIAEAERRDFQRWTDTLRSPAADAATASRAALGQMHRFLTGLIAEKRARPGDDLLTRMIAARDQQDRLSEPELVALTFLILFAGYDNSANLIGSALLALLTHPEALRELRAGALRMDQLLDETLRWNSPSMLASRRFTREEVEIGGVRIPAGERIWLSLVSANRDERQFADPAAFRPTRDGAHLGLGHGIHYCLGAALARLEAEVAIGAVVRRFPRLRLARPASELGWDASFRNRALRELPVTW; translated from the coding sequence ATGACCGGGAGCGTCCCCGCACACTTCGACGGCGACCTGCTGGCCGACCCGCACGGCGGCTACGCCCGGCTGCGGCAGGCCGGCCCGGTCCACCGGACCACCACCCCGGACGGCGCCCCGGTGTGGCTGGTGACCCGCTACCCGGACGTCCGCGCCGCACTGGCGGATCCGCGGCTGTCGCTGGACAAGCGCAGCGCCCGCAGCGGCGGCGAGCACGGCGCGTCCATGCCGCCGGAGCTGGACGCCCACCTGCTCAACCTGGACCCGCCGGACCACACCCGGTTGCGCCGTCTGGTCGCCAAGGCGTTCACCCCGCGCGGCATCGACCGGCTGCGGCCGCTGGTCCAGGCCCGGACCGACGCGCTGCTGGACCGCCTCACCGGCCCGGCGGACCTGATGTCCGCCCTGGCCACGCCGCTGACCATGGCGGTGATCTGCGACCTGCTCGGCATCGCCGAGGCGGAACGCCGGGACTTCCAGCGGTGGACCGACACCCTGCGCTCCCCGGCGGCGGACGCGGCCACGGCCTCACGCGCCGCGCTGGGGCAGATGCACCGGTTCCTGACCGGCCTGATCGCCGAGAAGCGGGCCCGCCCCGGCGACGACCTGCTGACCCGGATGATCGCCGCGCGCGACCAGCAGGACCGGCTGAGCGAGCCCGAACTCGTCGCGCTGACCTTCCTCATCCTCTTCGCCGGATACGACAACTCGGCGAACCTGATCGGCTCCGCGCTGCTGGCGCTGCTCACCCACCCCGAGGCGCTGCGGGAGCTCCGCGCCGGAGCACTGCGGATGGACCAGCTGCTGGACGAGACGCTGCGCTGGAACTCGCCGTCCATGCTGGCCTCGCGCCGGTTCACCCGGGAGGAGGTCGAGATCGGCGGGGTCCGGATCCCGGCCGGGGAGCGGATCTGGCTGTCCCTGGTCTCCGCCAACCGTGACGAGCGGCAGTTCGCCGACCCGGCGGCGTTCCGGCCCACCCGCGACGGCGCGCACCTGGGCCTGGGCCACGGCATCCACTACTGCCTGGGCGCCGCCCTGGCCCGGTTGGAGGCGGAGGTCGCGATCGGCGCCGTGGTCCGGCGGTTCCCCCGGCTGCGGCTCGCCCGGCCCGCGTCCGAGCTGGGCTGGGACGCGTCCTTCCGCAACCGGGCGCTGCGGGAGCTGCCGGTCACCTGGTGA
- a CDS encoding AfsR/SARP family transcriptional regulator, with protein MVGDSVRFAVLGPLTTVLCGHERKIRGSLPRTLLAVLLLNANTRVSSDRLIEVLWGDKPPATASSALYNHVMRLRSMLGEGSRIQSSAGGYLIRVGSGELDLPEFLDLCDEGRTAAGEGRWTAAHETLTAALALWRGDPLSDLPGSGTPDGRLEQLRETRLQALEGRFEATVQLGRPGEVIGELLALTSEYPTREAFHRQLMTVLHMTGRQVESLEAYRRLRNELVEEFGVEPSPETQTLHQQILKRETVRAATGGTTAPAGRADIGAGRVIGQLPTDVRAFVGRGNEMATLLSVAGDSPDDGVPTGVVTISAINGMGGVGRTAPAVHMGHRLRNRFPDGQLYIDLQAHTSGPDPLSTRDALNWLLRSLGIPPQLVPATVDGQVMLYRHRLAGTRTLIILDNATSAAQVRPLLPGTSGCLVIVTSRERLAGLDDAHTVTFDILPEPNAVTVVRRVTGPDRIPADHSAPRELIALC; from the coding sequence ATGGTGGGGGATTCCGTGCGATTTGCAGTACTCGGTCCACTTACTACTGTCCTGTGCGGGCATGAGAGAAAGATCCGGGGTTCCCTGCCTCGGACGCTCTTGGCGGTCCTGCTGCTGAACGCCAATACAAGGGTGTCCAGCGACCGCCTGATCGAGGTTCTCTGGGGGGACAAGCCACCCGCAACGGCGTCCTCAGCGCTGTACAACCACGTGATGCGGCTGCGGTCCATGCTGGGCGAGGGCTCACGAATACAGAGCTCGGCCGGAGGCTACCTGATCCGCGTCGGATCCGGTGAGCTCGACCTGCCCGAATTCCTCGATCTGTGCGACGAGGGCCGAACGGCTGCGGGAGAAGGACGTTGGACTGCCGCGCACGAGACGCTGACGGCTGCCCTCGCACTGTGGCGCGGCGACCCATTGAGCGACCTTCCGGGCTCGGGCACACCCGACGGCCGACTGGAACAACTTCGCGAGACCAGGCTGCAAGCGCTGGAGGGACGGTTCGAGGCCACCGTGCAACTCGGACGGCCCGGCGAGGTGATCGGCGAGCTACTGGCTCTAACCAGCGAGTATCCGACGCGCGAGGCCTTCCATCGACAGCTCATGACGGTCCTTCATATGACAGGACGTCAAGTAGAGTCTCTGGAAGCCTATCGACGACTGCGGAACGAGCTGGTGGAAGAGTTCGGCGTCGAGCCCTCGCCGGAGACCCAGACCCTGCATCAGCAGATCCTCAAGCGCGAGACTGTCCGCGCGGCGACCGGTGGGACCACGGCGCCAGCTGGCCGCGCGGATATCGGCGCCGGCCGGGTAATCGGCCAATTACCCACCGACGTACGCGCATTCGTTGGCCGAGGCAACGAAATGGCGACGCTGCTCAGCGTCGCCGGGGACAGCCCGGACGATGGGGTTCCGACGGGTGTGGTGACGATTTCGGCGATCAACGGGATGGGCGGCGTCGGCAGGACGGCACCGGCCGTGCACATGGGCCACCGTCTGCGGAACCGGTTCCCCGACGGCCAGCTGTACATCGACCTGCAGGCGCACACCTCCGGACCCGATCCGCTGTCGACCCGGGACGCCCTCAACTGGCTACTGCGTTCACTGGGCATTCCACCGCAGCTCGTCCCGGCGACCGTCGACGGGCAGGTGATGCTCTACCGGCACCGCCTGGCCGGAACCAGAACCCTGATCATCCTGGACAACGCCACGAGCGCTGCTCAGGTCCGCCCGCTGCTGCCCGGCACCTCGGGCTGCCTGGTCATCGTCACCAGCCGCGAGCGCCTCGCGGGCCTGGACGACGCCCACACCGTGACGTTCGACATCCTTCCGGAGCCCAACGCGGTCACCGTGGTTCGTCGTGTCACCGGTCCCGACCGGATCCCCGCAGACCACTCGGCGCCGCGCGAACTGATCGCCCTGTGCTGA
- a CDS encoding HAD family hydrolase, protein MSFSAVIFDFFGTLTPSTATGIWDEHAARSAALLGIPTRQWRRALDESFPERATGALGDLPQTIRTLAQRCGSDPDDGALAAATAARLASQRELFVFRDDALDALDQLRNRGLRIGVLSDCTIELAQTWPTLAIAPLVDTVVLSCREGRRKPDPELFRQVARELDTPTGDCLYVGDGGGDELSGATAQGMTAVMLRASDWADNDAHAREDSWPGPFLPTLSSIVSAVDDPSLITA, encoded by the coding sequence ATGTCCTTCTCCGCTGTGATCTTCGACTTCTTCGGCACACTCACTCCGAGCACCGCTACCGGGATCTGGGACGAGCACGCGGCCCGCAGCGCCGCCCTGCTCGGGATTCCGACGCGGCAATGGCGCCGGGCGCTGGACGAGTCCTTCCCGGAGCGGGCCACCGGAGCCCTGGGCGACCTGCCTCAGACGATCCGCACACTGGCCCAGCGCTGCGGGTCCGACCCGGACGACGGCGCGCTGGCCGCGGCGACAGCAGCCAGGCTCGCCTCCCAGCGAGAGCTGTTCGTCTTCCGCGACGACGCACTCGACGCCTTGGACCAGCTCCGCAACCGCGGCCTTCGGATCGGGGTCCTGAGCGACTGCACGATCGAACTCGCCCAGACCTGGCCAACGCTGGCCATCGCCCCCCTGGTCGATACGGTCGTCCTGTCCTGCCGGGAAGGCCGCAGGAAGCCGGATCCGGAGCTGTTCCGCCAAGTCGCCAGGGAACTGGACACGCCGACCGGCGACTGCCTCTACGTCGGTGACGGCGGAGGCGACGAACTGAGCGGCGCAACCGCTCAAGGAATGACCGCGGTCATGCTGCGGGCGAGCGACTGGGCGGACAACGACGCGCACGCCCGCGAGGACAGCTGGCCGGGACCCTTCCTCCCGACCCTGTCCAGCATCGTCTCCGCCGTCGACGACCCGTCCCTGATCACCGCCTGA